A region from the Arachis ipaensis cultivar K30076 chromosome B01, Araip1.1, whole genome shotgun sequence genome encodes:
- the LOC107628503 gene encoding uncharacterized protein LOC107628503 isoform X1, which produces MATKKIIAICQSGGQFKTDKDGCLSYKGGDAHAIDIDDQMKFNEFKGEVAEMFNVNADSMSVKYFLPGNRKILISISNDKDLQRMVKFHGDSSIVDIYILIDELVAHEVSNNMPASRSSRTTLSETVVPINTSPTLDVMHDVIDDTIQPMIPIDAPPDGVDDSNQMDMHIDIPIEVSRVLPIESSNDEKRAKGAQQWQNTITGVGQRFNSVHEFRESLRKYAIAHQFAFKYKKNDSHRVTVKCKAEGCLWRIHASRLSTTQLICIKKMHPTHTCEGAVGTTGHQATRSWVASIIKEKLKAYPNYKPKDIVNDIKQEYGIQLNYFQAWRGKEIAREQLQGSYKAAYSQLPFFCEKIMEANPGSLALYTTKEDSSFHRLFLSFHASSHGFQQGCRPLIFLDSIPLKSKYQGTLLAATAADADDGVFPVAFAIVDAESDDNWHWFLLQLQSVLSTSCPITFVAGSEHRLKDSIAEIFEGSFHGYCLRYLTEQLFRDLKGQFSHEIKRLMVEDLYAAAYAAKPEGFQTSLDNIKSISVDAYNWIVQSGPENWANSFFQGTRYNHMTSNFGELFYSWASDADELPITQMVDVIRSKIMELIVARREASDRWVSRLTPSMEEKLSAESRKAHSLQFVLCGSSTYEVCGDTNEVVDLDRWECSCKAWQLTGIPCCHAIAVISGINRSVYDFCSRFFTSEIYRLTYSEAVLPIQYVDAPAAKDSQLLVTVTPPSTRRPPGRPATKRYGSEDVVKRQLQCSRCKGLGHNKSTCKEQS; this is translated from the exons ATGGCTACCAAGAAGATAATTGCAATATGTCAGTCTGGAGGTCAGTTTAAAACTGACAAAGATGGTTGTTTGTCATATAAAGGTGGTGATGCTCATGCTATTGACATTGATGATCAAATGAAATTCAACGAGTTCAAAGGGGAAGTAGCAGAAATGTTTAATGTCAATGCTGATAGCATGTCGGTAAAATATTTCCTTCCCGGAAATAGGAagattcttatttcaatttccaATGACAAGGATCTCCAAAGAATGGTTAAGTTTCATGGGGATTCGAGTATTGTTGACATCTATATCCTTATAGATGAGCTAGTTGCCCATGAGGTGTCAAACAACATGCCTGCCAGTAG GTCAAGCAGAACTACTTTGTCTGAAACAGTGGTGCCAATCAATACCTCTCCAACACTTGATGTTATGCATGATGTCATAGATGACACCATCCAGCCAATGATTCCAATCGATGCTCCACCTGACGGTGTTGATGATAGCAATCAAATGGATATGCATATAGACATTCCTATTGAAGTTTCTCGTGTTCTCCCCATTGAATCCTCAAATGATGAAAAGCGTGCTAAAGGGGCACAACAATGGCAGAATACTATAACGGGTGTGGGTCAAAGGTTCAACAGTGTACATGAGTTTCGGGAATCATTGCGGAAATATGCAATTGCTCACCAATTTgcctttaaatataaaaaaaatgatagcCATCGTGTGACTGTCAAATGTAAAGCAGAAGGTTGCCTTTGGAGAATCCATGCGTCAAGATTGTCAACTACTCAGTTGATATGTATCAAGAAAATGCATCCAACTCATACTTGTGAAGGGGCTGTGGGAACGACAGGGCATCAAGCAACTAGGAGTTGGGTGGCCAGTATAATAAAGGAGAAACTGAAAGCTTATCCTAACTATAAGCCCAAGGATATTGTTAATGACATCAAACAAGAATATGGAATTCAGCTTAACTACTTCCAGGCTTGGCGGGGGAAGGAGATTGCAAGGGAGCAGCTTCAGGGTTCATATAAAGCAGCATATAGTCAGTTACCTTTCTTTTGTGAGAAAATAATGGAGGCCAATCCCGGAAGTCTAGCTTTGTACACTACAAAGGAAGACTCGAGCTTCCATCGTCTCTTTCTATCATTTCATGCTTCTTCGCATGGTTTCCAACAGGGTTGCCGACCGTTGATTTTCCTTGATAGCATTCCATTGAAGTCAAAATACCAAGGAACCTTGTTAGCAGCAACAGCTGCCGATGCTGATGATGGTGTATTCCCTGTTGCTTTTGCCATTGTTGATGCTGAATCTGATGATAACTGGCATTGGTTTTTACTTCAGCTCCAATCGGTGCTGTCAACATCTTGTCCCATAACGTTTGTTGCAGGCAGTGAGCACAGGCTAAAAGATTCAATTGCCGAGATATTTGAAGGCTCGTTTCATGGATACTGCCTCCGATACTTAACTGAGCAACTATTTAGAGACTTGAAAGGACAGTTTTCTCATGAGATAAAACGATTAATGGTCGAGGATTTATATGCTGCTGCTTATGCAGCCAAACCTGAAGGCTTCCAAACCAGTTTGGATAACATTAAAAGTATTTCTGTAGATGCTTATAATTGGATTGTGCAAAGTGGACCTGAGAATTGGGCGAATTCATTTTTTCAGGGTACTAGGTATAATCACATGACATCAAACTTTGGTGAACTGTTCTATAGTTGGGCTTCAGATGCAGATGAATTACCAATAACACAGATGGTTGATGTGATAAGAAGTAAGATCATGGAGTTGATTGTTGCCAGAAGAGAAGCATCTGATCGATGGGTGTCTAGGCTGACTCCGTCCATGGAGGAAAAGCTTAGTGCAGAAAGCCGGAAAGCTCATTCACTTCAATTTGTATTATGTGGCAGCAGCACCTATGAAGTTTGCGGTGACACCAATGAGGTGGTCGATCTCGACCGATGGGAATGTAGTTGTAAAGCCTGGCAGCTGACTGGAATACCATGCTGCCATGCTATTGCTGTTATCAGTGGAATCAACCGGAGTGTGTATGATTTTTGCTCTAGATTTTTCACAAGCGAGATATACAGATTGACTTATTCAGAGGCGGTGCTGCCAATTCAATATGTAGATGCGCCTGCTGCAAAAGATTCTCAGCTTTTGGTAACAGTTACACCCCCTTCTACCCGACGACCACCAGGCCGACCGGCAACAAAGCGATATGGCTCTGAAGATGTAGTCAAGCGCCAACTCCAATGCAGCCGATGCAAAGGATTAGGGCACAACAAGTCCACTTGCAAGGAGCAATCATAG
- the LOC107628503 gene encoding uncharacterized protein LOC107628503 isoform X2 has translation MHDVIDDTIQPMIPIDAPPDGVDDSNQMDMHIDIPIEVSRVLPIESSNDEKRAKGAQQWQNTITGVGQRFNSVHEFRESLRKYAIAHQFAFKYKKNDSHRVTVKCKAEGCLWRIHASRLSTTQLICIKKMHPTHTCEGAVGTTGHQATRSWVASIIKEKLKAYPNYKPKDIVNDIKQEYGIQLNYFQAWRGKEIAREQLQGSYKAAYSQLPFFCEKIMEANPGSLALYTTKEDSSFHRLFLSFHASSHGFQQGCRPLIFLDSIPLKSKYQGTLLAATAADADDGVFPVAFAIVDAESDDNWHWFLLQLQSVLSTSCPITFVAGSEHRLKDSIAEIFEGSFHGYCLRYLTEQLFRDLKGQFSHEIKRLMVEDLYAAAYAAKPEGFQTSLDNIKSISVDAYNWIVQSGPENWANSFFQGTRYNHMTSNFGELFYSWASDADELPITQMVDVIRSKIMELIVARREASDRWVSRLTPSMEEKLSAESRKAHSLQFVLCGSSTYEVCGDTNEVVDLDRWECSCKAWQLTGIPCCHAIAVISGINRSVYDFCSRFFTSEIYRLTYSEAVLPIQYVDAPAAKDSQLLVTVTPPSTRRPPGRPATKRYGSEDVVKRQLQCSRCKGLGHNKSTCKEQS, from the coding sequence ATGCATGATGTCATAGATGACACCATCCAGCCAATGATTCCAATCGATGCTCCACCTGACGGTGTTGATGATAGCAATCAAATGGATATGCATATAGACATTCCTATTGAAGTTTCTCGTGTTCTCCCCATTGAATCCTCAAATGATGAAAAGCGTGCTAAAGGGGCACAACAATGGCAGAATACTATAACGGGTGTGGGTCAAAGGTTCAACAGTGTACATGAGTTTCGGGAATCATTGCGGAAATATGCAATTGCTCACCAATTTgcctttaaatataaaaaaaatgatagcCATCGTGTGACTGTCAAATGTAAAGCAGAAGGTTGCCTTTGGAGAATCCATGCGTCAAGATTGTCAACTACTCAGTTGATATGTATCAAGAAAATGCATCCAACTCATACTTGTGAAGGGGCTGTGGGAACGACAGGGCATCAAGCAACTAGGAGTTGGGTGGCCAGTATAATAAAGGAGAAACTGAAAGCTTATCCTAACTATAAGCCCAAGGATATTGTTAATGACATCAAACAAGAATATGGAATTCAGCTTAACTACTTCCAGGCTTGGCGGGGGAAGGAGATTGCAAGGGAGCAGCTTCAGGGTTCATATAAAGCAGCATATAGTCAGTTACCTTTCTTTTGTGAGAAAATAATGGAGGCCAATCCCGGAAGTCTAGCTTTGTACACTACAAAGGAAGACTCGAGCTTCCATCGTCTCTTTCTATCATTTCATGCTTCTTCGCATGGTTTCCAACAGGGTTGCCGACCGTTGATTTTCCTTGATAGCATTCCATTGAAGTCAAAATACCAAGGAACCTTGTTAGCAGCAACAGCTGCCGATGCTGATGATGGTGTATTCCCTGTTGCTTTTGCCATTGTTGATGCTGAATCTGATGATAACTGGCATTGGTTTTTACTTCAGCTCCAATCGGTGCTGTCAACATCTTGTCCCATAACGTTTGTTGCAGGCAGTGAGCACAGGCTAAAAGATTCAATTGCCGAGATATTTGAAGGCTCGTTTCATGGATACTGCCTCCGATACTTAACTGAGCAACTATTTAGAGACTTGAAAGGACAGTTTTCTCATGAGATAAAACGATTAATGGTCGAGGATTTATATGCTGCTGCTTATGCAGCCAAACCTGAAGGCTTCCAAACCAGTTTGGATAACATTAAAAGTATTTCTGTAGATGCTTATAATTGGATTGTGCAAAGTGGACCTGAGAATTGGGCGAATTCATTTTTTCAGGGTACTAGGTATAATCACATGACATCAAACTTTGGTGAACTGTTCTATAGTTGGGCTTCAGATGCAGATGAATTACCAATAACACAGATGGTTGATGTGATAAGAAGTAAGATCATGGAGTTGATTGTTGCCAGAAGAGAAGCATCTGATCGATGGGTGTCTAGGCTGACTCCGTCCATGGAGGAAAAGCTTAGTGCAGAAAGCCGGAAAGCTCATTCACTTCAATTTGTATTATGTGGCAGCAGCACCTATGAAGTTTGCGGTGACACCAATGAGGTGGTCGATCTCGACCGATGGGAATGTAGTTGTAAAGCCTGGCAGCTGACTGGAATACCATGCTGCCATGCTATTGCTGTTATCAGTGGAATCAACCGGAGTGTGTATGATTTTTGCTCTAGATTTTTCACAAGCGAGATATACAGATTGACTTATTCAGAGGCGGTGCTGCCAATTCAATATGTAGATGCGCCTGCTGCAAAAGATTCTCAGCTTTTGGTAACAGTTACACCCCCTTCTACCCGACGACCACCAGGCCGACCGGCAACAAAGCGATATGGCTCTGAAGATGTAGTCAAGCGCCAACTCCAATGCAGCCGATGCAAAGGATTAGGGCACAACAAGTCCACTTGCAAGGAGCAATCATAG